The following are encoded in a window of Bacillus sp. SORGH_AS_0510 genomic DNA:
- a CDS encoding SDR family oxidoreductase translates to MDFLNRVVVVTGAANGIGLGVASAFAEKGAKVVMADLDSELGNMAALGLKNKGSEVHFIKADVKSEKEIVDLFETTKKTFGAVDILINNAGKSVFKSPYKLSIEEWDDIINTNLRSVFLCSREAAKYMRENEGGGSIVNIASTRALMSEPNSEAYAATKGGITALTHALAASFSNDRITVNSISPGWIHTGDESQLTKQDHEQHLSKRVGRPSDISRACFYLTDSKNDFVTGINLVVDGGMTRKMIYTE, encoded by the coding sequence ATGGATTTTCTTAATAGAGTAGTTGTAGTAACCGGAGCTGCAAATGGAATTGGTCTTGGAGTTGCGTCTGCCTTTGCAGAAAAGGGAGCAAAAGTGGTTATGGCTGATTTGGATTCTGAGCTGGGGAACATGGCTGCTCTTGGACTCAAAAACAAAGGGTCAGAAGTACATTTTATTAAAGCGGATGTAAAATCGGAAAAGGAGATCGTTGATTTATTTGAAACAACTAAAAAGACATTTGGAGCGGTTGATATATTAATTAATAACGCCGGAAAGAGTGTGTTTAAATCTCCCTATAAATTATCGATTGAAGAATGGGATGATATTATCAACACCAACTTGCGAAGTGTTTTCCTTTGCTCAAGGGAAGCAGCTAAATACATGCGAGAGAATGAAGGTGGAGGGTCAATTGTAAACATTGCTTCAACTAGAGCACTAATGTCCGAGCCAAATTCCGAGGCATATGCTGCGACAAAAGGGGGAATTACAGCCCTTACACATGCATTGGCTGCTTCATTTAGCAATGATCGCATCACAGTCAATTCCATTTCACCTGGCTGGATTCACACAGGAGACGAGTCGCAGTTAACAAAACAGGATCATGAGCAGCATTTATCGAAGCGTGTAGGAAGACCAAGTGATATTTCTCGTGCCTGCTTCTATTTGACGGATTCGAAAAATGATTTTGTTACAGGGATTAACTTAGTAGTTGATGGTGGAATGACACGTAAAATGATTTACACGGAGTAA
- a CDS encoding BTAD domain-containing putative transcriptional regulator, which translates to MKLPIIQTKLRIPAVKDEFIRRAKLTQKLKKIPEYPLTIIHSGAGFGKSTALALFMRDEAIQGCWYSISPMDDDILPFLSYVIHSIRRVVPDFGAELSNYIDTMDRYIRNEELGMLSSLFINEVLSIPNEITLILDDFHQIEHSYTINSWIERLIEHIPSNLHIVISSRSRPGWKPLTKMKVCGQLLEMTREDLVLTMEEMELLLTDLYGLEMEAGHLQTIYQLTEGWVIALCMIAQQIPLKQDMSDLFEHSSHSLQDLFQYLVMEVFSKQPPIIQQFLEQTSIFDEIEEGLCDEVMGLQGASGMLEQLKERNLFIQKVGLTHYRYHALFKEFLENSFKKNNPINFAVLHERAARFYEKREMWEEALHHYKKINHYKAVASILQENGLKMLESGKLESLYDQLTVIPESEMKAYYFLWFLKAEVFRYRSQYKEAEEFYEKTFTGAEQKQDNLGMSMALEGKAKIYLDTIQPQQAEKLLYEAIAHREKSKSTAEEKGKLYQLLSENLLNIGKASEAEKWIQKMKESMLDSLDGNLEARLFLRTGRFQQAKKALNLKKTALKETNATTLPQAHRETNLLLSLIDAFTGEGIKAKERAQAGIQQGINLNAPFVEACGWIRMGHAVQVLNKYDSNLAETCYQTALDIMDQLHVDRGKAEPLMGLCILYGTRGELERAIEAGEKALQETEKVHDVWLSALITLCMGITCIYNDRLQEAHRFLEKTQLLFMQCEDTFGQMLSAFWLSHVFYIQKRTAEFRQRMAEFLRILQINEYEFFFHKRSVFSPRDLQICVPLLLEAFKEEIRQTYVAKLLQDMGIAPLGSHPGYSIRVQTLGQFKLWLGEKEVTDKEWQREKAKELFQLFVTVGEPMAKDEIIQILWPYQDKKSADRDFKVALNSLQTVLEPARKARAAPFFIIREGMFYGVNPQAVIELDTTEFQAWIQDGLNEADPDQVGYLLEKGLTLYQGEYLPDRRYDDWCISKRESMLVYFLRGAEKMAQVMVRREQYDTAIYWCEKMLERDRTWEEAYRLLMYCYYRKNNRPQAMKWYQKCTEVLEEELGVSPLEPTKHMYNMIIESQNIINPIEQP; encoded by the coding sequence TTGAAGCTGCCAATTATTCAAACCAAACTACGTATCCCTGCGGTTAAGGATGAATTCATCAGAAGAGCAAAGTTAACACAGAAACTGAAAAAGATTCCAGAATATCCTTTAACCATCATCCATTCAGGAGCTGGTTTTGGAAAAAGTACGGCACTTGCTTTATTTATGAGAGATGAAGCAATACAAGGGTGTTGGTACTCCATCTCGCCAATGGATGATGATATCCTTCCGTTCCTTTCCTACGTCATTCATTCCATTCGCCGTGTTGTTCCTGATTTTGGGGCCGAGTTATCAAATTACATTGATACAATGGACCGTTATATTCGCAATGAAGAACTAGGCATGTTAAGTTCACTTTTTATAAATGAAGTCCTGTCTATCCCAAATGAAATCACTTTAATATTGGATGACTTTCACCAAATTGAGCATTCTTATACCATCAATAGTTGGATAGAGAGATTAATTGAACACATACCATCCAATCTACATATTGTCATTTCCAGCAGAAGCAGACCAGGATGGAAGCCTTTAACGAAAATGAAGGTATGTGGGCAATTACTAGAAATGACTAGAGAAGACCTGGTTCTCACGATGGAAGAAATGGAACTGCTATTAACCGATCTTTATGGATTAGAGATGGAAGCCGGTCATTTACAAACTATTTATCAGTTAACAGAAGGCTGGGTAATCGCTTTGTGTATGATTGCTCAGCAGATTCCGCTAAAACAAGATATGTCGGATCTTTTTGAACACTCCTCACATTCACTTCAAGATCTATTCCAATACTTAGTGATGGAAGTCTTCTCAAAACAGCCACCGATCATTCAACAGTTTTTAGAACAAACCTCAATCTTTGATGAAATAGAGGAAGGCCTTTGCGATGAGGTGATGGGTCTTCAAGGTGCTTCCGGAATGCTAGAGCAATTGAAAGAAAGAAACCTTTTTATACAAAAAGTAGGGTTAACTCATTACCGTTACCATGCTCTTTTTAAAGAGTTCTTGGAAAATTCCTTTAAAAAAAACAATCCTATTAATTTTGCTGTGCTTCATGAAAGAGCGGCTCGATTTTATGAAAAACGAGAAATGTGGGAAGAAGCACTTCACCATTATAAAAAAATTAATCATTATAAAGCTGTGGCATCCATTCTTCAAGAGAACGGCCTAAAAATGCTTGAAAGCGGCAAATTAGAAAGCCTGTACGATCAGTTGACCGTAATTCCAGAATCCGAAATGAAAGCCTATTATTTTCTTTGGTTTTTAAAAGCAGAAGTGTTCCGTTACCGTTCTCAGTATAAAGAGGCGGAGGAATTCTATGAAAAAACTTTTACAGGTGCTGAGCAAAAGCAGGACAATTTAGGGATGAGCATGGCGTTAGAAGGGAAAGCCAAGATTTATTTAGATACCATTCAACCACAGCAAGCAGAAAAGCTTTTATATGAGGCGATCGCCCACCGGGAGAAATCGAAGAGTACGGCAGAGGAAAAGGGAAAGTTGTATCAATTACTTTCTGAGAATCTATTAAACATAGGTAAAGCCTCTGAAGCAGAAAAATGGATTCAAAAGATGAAAGAATCGATGCTTGACAGCTTAGATGGAAATTTAGAGGCTAGATTATTTTTACGAACCGGTCGTTTTCAACAAGCAAAGAAAGCGCTTAACCTTAAAAAAACAGCTTTAAAAGAAACAAATGCAACCACCCTGCCTCAGGCCCACCGTGAGACTAATCTATTGCTTTCCCTTATTGATGCTTTTACTGGGGAAGGGATAAAAGCAAAGGAGCGGGCTCAAGCAGGCATACAGCAAGGGATCAATCTAAATGCCCCTTTCGTTGAAGCTTGCGGTTGGATTCGTATGGGTCATGCAGTACAAGTATTAAATAAATATGATTCAAATCTAGCGGAAACCTGTTATCAAACAGCGTTAGACATTATGGATCAGCTTCATGTGGATCGGGGCAAAGCAGAACCGCTTATGGGACTGTGTATTTTATACGGAACTAGAGGCGAGCTGGAACGTGCAATAGAGGCAGGTGAAAAGGCTCTTCAGGAAACAGAGAAGGTACATGATGTATGGCTTTCAGCCCTGATTACTCTGTGTATGGGTATTACCTGTATTTATAATGACCGCTTACAAGAGGCTCATCGCTTTTTAGAAAAAACACAATTACTCTTTATGCAATGTGAGGATACCTTTGGACAGATGTTAAGTGCGTTTTGGCTATCCCATGTATTTTATATACAGAAAAGAACCGCAGAGTTTAGGCAAAGGATGGCAGAATTTTTACGTATCTTGCAGATTAATGAGTATGAATTTTTCTTTCATAAGAGATCCGTTTTTAGCCCGAGGGATTTACAAATATGTGTTCCGCTATTATTAGAAGCCTTTAAGGAAGAGATTCGCCAAACGTATGTGGCAAAACTTCTTCAGGATATGGGAATAGCTCCGCTTGGTTCTCATCCTGGTTATTCCATTCGTGTTCAAACGCTTGGTCAGTTTAAGCTTTGGCTTGGTGAAAAAGAGGTGACTGACAAGGAGTGGCAAAGGGAAAAGGCTAAGGAATTGTTTCAATTATTTGTTACAGTAGGTGAGCCAATGGCTAAGGATGAGATCATTCAAATTCTTTGGCCCTATCAGGATAAAAAAAGTGCGGATCGCGATTTCAAAGTGGCATTGAACAGTCTTCAAACCGTTCTAGAACCCGCAAGAAAAGCAAGGGCTGCTCCCTTTTTCATCATTAGGGAAGGAATGTTTTATGGGGTAAACCCACAAGCGGTTATCGAATTGGATACAACGGAATTTCAAGCGTGGATTCAAGACGGATTAAATGAAGCGGACCCGGATCAAGTAGGGTACTTATTAGAAAAGGGATTAACTCTTTACCAGGGAGAATACTTACCAGACCGCCGGTATGATGATTGGTGTATAAGTAAAAGAGAAAGTATGCTTGTATACTTCTTACGAGGTGCCGAAAAGATGGCGCAGGTAATGGTTCGAAGAGAACAATACGATACGGCTATTTACTGGTGTGAAAAAATGCTAGAGCGTGACCGCACCTGGGAAGAAGCCTATCGTTTGTTGATGTATTGTTATTACCGAAAAAACAATCGTCCGCAAGCGATGAAATGGTATCAAAAATGTACAGAAGTGCTAGAGGAAGAACTCGGTGTGTCCCCATTAGAACCGACAAAGCATATGTATAACATGATTATTGAATCACAGAACATAATTAATCCGATTGAGCAGCCTTAA
- a CDS encoding ABC transporter ATP-binding protein encodes MATLIETKDLSISFGGHTAVDSVSISIPEKHFKSIIGPNGAGKTTFFNLLSGQLAPTKGRIIFRGKDITRYSPTHRTRAGIGRSFQITNVFPNLTVLENVRLAVQSQAGVRYQMLLHYKKYRSFEERALEWLKLVLLDDKKDSLASNLAHGEKRKLEIAMLLALETEVLLLDEPTAGMSLEEVPAILEVIKRIKDQGVRTIILIEHKMDMILDLSDSVMVLFNGRLLADGTPEEIMKNETVQSAYLGGHFDERPVEA; translated from the coding sequence ATGGCAACTCTGATTGAAACAAAGGATTTATCCATTAGCTTTGGCGGTCATACGGCTGTCGATTCCGTTAGTATTAGCATCCCAGAAAAGCACTTTAAATCCATTATCGGGCCCAATGGCGCAGGGAAAACGACATTTTTTAATCTACTTAGCGGCCAATTAGCACCCACAAAGGGGAGAATCATCTTCCGTGGGAAAGACATCACACGTTACTCCCCAACACATCGTACAAGAGCAGGAATAGGACGTTCCTTCCAAATTACAAACGTATTTCCGAACTTAACTGTTCTAGAAAATGTCAGATTAGCAGTCCAATCTCAAGCAGGCGTCCGCTATCAAATGCTGTTGCATTATAAAAAGTACCGGTCATTCGAAGAGCGGGCATTAGAATGGCTAAAGCTTGTGCTTTTAGATGATAAAAAAGATTCATTAGCTAGTAATCTGGCACACGGAGAAAAACGGAAATTGGAAATTGCCATGCTCCTCGCTCTTGAAACTGAAGTCCTCTTGTTGGATGAACCAACAGCAGGGATGTCACTTGAAGAAGTTCCCGCTATATTAGAAGTGATTAAACGAATTAAGGATCAAGGAGTACGAACCATCATCCTGATTGAACACAAAATGGATATGATTCTCGATTTATCCGATTCGGTTATGGTCCTATTTAATGGCAGGCTCCTTGCTGACGGAACCCCTGAAGAGATTATGAAAAACGAAACTGTTCAGTCTGCATACCTAGGAGGTCATTTCGATGAACGACCTGTTGAAGCTTAA
- a CDS encoding ABC transporter ATP-binding protein produces MNDLLKLNGVETFIGQYHILQGVSLEVKKGEVTVLLGRNGAGKTTTLRTIMGLNPASKGSIVFKGESIQTLPTYTIAQKGIGYVPEDQGIFAGLTVEENMKVAIQKDNDETAKRMDYILNLFPDLKKFWKKPGGLLSGGQKQMLSIARAYVNENELLLIDEPSKGLAPIVVEKVMESILQMKEQTTIVLVEQNFMMASTIGDCFYIIDDGRSVSHGTMKQLKENEEMKRKYLGIA; encoded by the coding sequence ATGAACGACCTGTTGAAGCTTAATGGCGTAGAAACATTTATTGGCCAATACCATATACTCCAAGGCGTTTCTTTAGAAGTGAAAAAAGGAGAAGTGACCGTCCTTCTTGGAAGAAATGGAGCAGGGAAAACAACCACGTTACGAACGATTATGGGCTTAAATCCTGCGTCTAAGGGAAGCATTGTGTTTAAAGGTGAGTCGATCCAGACACTGCCAACCTATACCATTGCTCAAAAAGGAATTGGTTACGTTCCAGAAGATCAGGGAATCTTCGCCGGTTTAACCGTCGAAGAGAACATGAAAGTGGCTATTCAGAAAGACAACGACGAAACAGCTAAACGAATGGATTATATCCTAAACTTGTTTCCCGACTTAAAGAAATTTTGGAAAAAGCCGGGCGGATTACTAAGCGGTGGACAAAAACAAATGCTTTCCATTGCTAGAGCCTACGTAAATGAAAACGAACTTTTATTAATTGATGAACCGAGTAAGGGGTTAGCACCGATCGTGGTGGAAAAAGTAATGGAGTCCATTTTACAAATGAAAGAACAAACAACCATTGTCTTAGTCGAACAGAATTTTATGATGGCAAGCACGATTGGTGATTGTTTTTACATCATTGATGACGGCAGGTCGGTTAGTCATGGAACGATGAAGCAACTAAAAGAAAATGAAGAGATGAAACGGAAGTACCTAGGAATTGCTTAG
- a CDS encoding branched-chain amino acid ABC transporter permease, whose product MDLFMNLALNGLATGMLIFLLAAGLTLIFGLMDVLNFAHGGLFAWGAYSGLWIYSQTDSFLVGIFGAIITGFILGIITEKWIIKPVYGNHVQQILITLGLMLVLSEMLKVIWGPNQLQASPPDYLKGSWELGGVVIIKYRVFIIFVGLLIFAGVQYLLKKTKIGLVVRAGVMNKEMVQALGINIQRVFMFVFMIGAGMAALGGVLLGPYSGVIHAGMGMEFAILAFIVVVIGGMGNFKGSVLAAILVGLSGSFMAYYVPDLSLAVNMLLMAIVLIIRPQGLFGAKG is encoded by the coding sequence GTGGATTTATTCATGAATTTAGCCTTAAATGGTTTAGCAACAGGGATGCTCATATTTTTATTGGCCGCAGGATTAACGTTAATTTTCGGCTTAATGGATGTTCTGAATTTTGCCCACGGCGGTTTATTTGCCTGGGGAGCCTATAGTGGTCTTTGGATTTATTCTCAAACGGATAGCTTTCTTGTTGGAATATTTGGAGCCATTATCACGGGATTTATACTGGGAATCATCACAGAAAAGTGGATCATCAAACCGGTCTATGGAAATCATGTACAGCAAATATTAATAACGCTGGGGCTTATGCTTGTATTATCTGAGATGTTGAAGGTGATTTGGGGGCCGAATCAGCTGCAAGCTTCTCCACCTGATTATTTAAAGGGAAGCTGGGAGCTTGGCGGCGTCGTGATTATCAAATACCGTGTATTCATTATTTTCGTCGGGTTGCTCATTTTTGCTGGGGTTCAATATTTGCTGAAGAAAACCAAAATCGGCTTGGTTGTAAGAGCGGGTGTTATGAATAAAGAAATGGTTCAGGCACTTGGGATTAACATTCAGCGGGTGTTTATGTTTGTTTTTATGATTGGGGCTGGCATGGCGGCACTTGGCGGTGTCCTGCTTGGACCTTACTCTGGTGTCATTCATGCAGGCATGGGAATGGAATTTGCCATACTTGCCTTCATCGTTGTGGTTATCGGAGGTATGGGCAATTTTAAGGGCTCTGTTTTAGCCGCTATTTTAGTGGGACTTTCCGGCTCTTTCATGGCATATTATGTGCCCGACCTTTCTCTTGCTGTTAATATGCTCCTCATGGCAATCGTATTAATTATTCGGCCTCAGGGCTTATTCGGGGCAAAGGGGTGA
- a CDS encoding branched-chain amino acid ABC transporter permease produces MQGNRMTAMVLVAAAFLLLLPFVYESRNLFILLTQVFVFSIFAMSYDLLLGFTGIVSFGHAMFFGIGAYSIGIFMKRFEPTMPYFLLAVLTTILLTAVVSFIVGLLTLRLKSHFYAMLTLSLSGLFLVLAEKWRTMTYGNDGFTFRVPEQFIDRTNFYLLCLIVMVAVFLILKRFTNSPLGRVLQAIRENEQRTESLGFHILHYKIAASVVSGVLAGIAGILYAISLRYVNTSVFSMDITLDALLMTIIGGVGTLVGAIIGAGLIEFAHDWLTELAKEHWIFERWIIFFGIIYILVVMFFPKGIVGTLSTLSWKRKKQPSVKKEEKMAG; encoded by the coding sequence ATGCAGGGAAATAGAATGACGGCCATGGTGTTAGTCGCAGCAGCTTTTTTGCTCCTTTTGCCTTTTGTATATGAATCTAGAAACTTATTTATTTTATTAACACAAGTGTTTGTATTTTCTATTTTTGCCATGAGTTATGATCTATTACTAGGTTTTACAGGGATTGTCTCATTTGGGCATGCCATGTTTTTTGGAATTGGTGCTTATTCGATAGGGATATTTATGAAACGCTTTGAACCGACTATGCCCTATTTCTTATTGGCAGTCCTGACCACCATTTTATTAACAGCAGTTGTGAGCTTTATTGTAGGGTTATTAACCCTTCGATTAAAAAGTCACTTTTATGCAATGCTCACCCTTTCGTTATCTGGTCTATTTCTTGTTCTAGCGGAAAAATGGCGCACTATGACGTATGGGAATGATGGATTTACCTTTCGTGTACCGGAACAGTTTATTGATCGCACTAATTTCTACCTCCTTTGTCTGATTGTAATGGTTGCCGTGTTTTTGATATTAAAACGCTTCACCAATTCGCCGCTTGGCCGTGTGCTTCAGGCAATACGAGAAAATGAGCAACGGACAGAATCACTAGGCTTCCATATCTTGCATTATAAAATTGCTGCGAGTGTCGTTTCAGGGGTTTTAGCTGGAATAGCCGGCATCTTATATGCCATCTCACTCCGATATGTGAATACAAGCGTATTTTCCATGGATATTACGTTAGATGCCTTATTAATGACCATTATTGGCGGAGTTGGAACCTTAGTTGGAGCAATCATCGGAGCAGGATTAATCGAGTTTGCACATGATTGGCTGACCGAACTGGCAAAAGAGCATTGGATTTTTGAGCGGTGGATCATCTTCTTTGGAATCATTTATATTTTGGTGGTTATGTTTTTTCCAAAAGGAATTGTTGGTACGTTAAGCACCCTTTCTTGGAAGCGTAAAAAACAACCTTCCGTTAAAAAAGAAGAAAAAATGGCTGGGTAG
- a CDS encoding 3-oxoacyl-ACP synthase, with protein MQVGILSTGIYLPKQYMTGKEIAELAGIPAGIVEEKMGIKKKCIPGPSDHTCEMGIIAAKQAIAKVGIDPLEIDLVIYIGEEHKEYPLWTAGIKLQEEVGAYNAWAFDVALRCGTTVMALKVAKNMMIADPDIKTVLLAGGYRNVDFIDYENPRTRFMYNLGAGGGAILLRKGHNENLVLETKMITDGSFSEDVVVVAGGTKNPISKEAIENRLNKLDVLDPEGMKLRLEQKSMDYFLKVIRESVRKSGFSEKDIAYLAMLHMKKSAHNYVLKELGLSEEQSIYLEDYGHIGQIDQILSLELALEAGKVKEGDVVVMVSAGIGYAWGATTIKWGKGE; from the coding sequence TTGCAGGTTGGAATATTGAGTACAGGGATTTATTTACCAAAGCAATATATGACAGGGAAAGAGATCGCAGAATTAGCAGGTATCCCGGCTGGCATTGTCGAAGAAAAGATGGGAATAAAGAAGAAGTGTATTCCAGGTCCATCCGATCATACATGTGAAATGGGGATTATTGCAGCAAAACAGGCAATAGCCAAGGTCGGGATCGATCCATTAGAAATTGATCTAGTCATCTATATCGGCGAGGAACATAAGGAGTATCCTCTCTGGACTGCCGGGATTAAACTGCAGGAGGAAGTGGGGGCCTATAATGCTTGGGCTTTTGATGTAGCCTTACGATGTGGAACAACGGTGATGGCATTAAAAGTAGCTAAAAATATGATGATTGCAGATCCTGATATTAAAACGGTCCTTTTGGCAGGCGGGTACCGGAACGTGGATTTCATTGATTACGAGAATCCGAGGACACGGTTTATGTATAATCTCGGAGCGGGTGGAGGAGCCATTCTTCTTAGGAAAGGTCATAACGAAAACCTGGTATTAGAAACGAAAATGATCACAGACGGTTCTTTTTCGGAAGATGTTGTGGTAGTAGCAGGTGGGACAAAGAACCCCATAAGTAAAGAGGCAATAGAAAACCGTCTGAATAAGCTGGATGTCCTTGACCCTGAAGGAATGAAATTACGCTTAGAACAAAAGTCGATGGATTACTTTTTAAAGGTAATCCGCGAATCGGTTCGAAAAAGCGGTTTTAGTGAGAAAGATATTGCCTATTTAGCTATGCTCCACATGAAGAAATCCGCTCATAATTATGTGTTAAAGGAATTAGGTTTGTCTGAAGAGCAATCTATTTATCTCGAAGACTATGGGCATATCGGCCAAATCGATCAAATTCTATCACTTGAACTGGCCTTAGAGGCGGGTAAAGTAAAGGAAGGCGATGTAGTTGTCATGGTCAGTGCAGGAATTGGCTATGCCTGGGGAGCTACAACCATTAAGTGGGGAAAGGGTGAATAG
- a CDS encoding alpha/beta fold hydrolase, giving the protein MVNVTMKEVLLSNGETLAYREREGGETKLLLIHGNMTSSKHWDLVYENIDSKYKVYAVDLRGFGSSTYKNLVMSIKDFSDDVKLFVDALNLRDFAIAGWSTGGAIGMQFVADYPGYCNKLILLASASTRGYPYIGKIRDEDEPKRLSMHEELKRDLVRTIPIQTAYDTNNTELLKLIWNSVIYTHNQPETERYDEYVQDMRTQRNLAEVYYALNTFNISHHSNGLVDGNGKVDDIHVPVLVLYGERDMVVVQEMTDELLHDLGDKAQAVKLKGCGHSALVDDLPQLLTEMEQFLDSEVKV; this is encoded by the coding sequence ATGGTGAATGTAACAATGAAAGAAGTGCTGCTGTCAAACGGGGAAACACTTGCCTACCGTGAAAGAGAGGGTGGAGAGACAAAGCTATTGTTAATCCATGGGAATATGACTTCCTCCAAGCATTGGGATCTTGTCTATGAAAATATCGATTCAAAGTATAAGGTCTATGCGGTTGATCTACGCGGATTTGGAAGCTCGACTTATAAAAATTTAGTCATGTCCATTAAAGATTTTTCAGATGATGTGAAGTTGTTTGTCGATGCGCTTAACTTAAGGGATTTTGCGATTGCTGGTTGGTCAACAGGTGGTGCGATTGGGATGCAATTTGTTGCCGATTATCCAGGCTATTGTAATAAACTCATCCTGCTTGCTTCAGCATCTACTAGAGGTTATCCGTATATTGGAAAAATTAGAGATGAAGACGAGCCAAAGAGATTAAGTATGCACGAAGAATTGAAGCGAGATCTTGTTCGAACCATTCCTATTCAAACAGCCTATGACACGAATAATACGGAGTTGCTGAAATTGATTTGGAATTCGGTTATCTATACACATAATCAGCCTGAGACCGAACGCTATGATGAATATGTACAGGATATGCGTACACAGCGTAACCTTGCTGAGGTGTATTATGCTTTAAATACGTTTAATATTAGCCATCATTCTAATGGGTTAGTAGACGGTAATGGAAAAGTAGATGACATTCATGTACCTGTATTGGTGTTGTACGGGGAGCGGGACATGGTGGTTGTACAGGAGATGACGGATGAACTTCTTCATGACTTGGGAGATAAAGCTCAAGCCGTTAAATTAAAAGGTTGCGGTCATTCAGCGTTAGTAGATGATCTTCCGCAATTGTTGACTGAAATGGAACAATTTTTAGATAGCGAGGTAAAAGTATGA
- the fabG gene encoding 3-oxoacyl-ACP reductase FabG, translated as MRLKDKVAIITGAAAGIGLTAAEFFAREGAKVAMADFNVEQGEEQARVLREKGYDVAFFQVNVADRASVDSMVEKVREVYGNIDILINNAGITRDAMLSKLTVEDFQKVIDVNLTGVFHCTQAVLPSMIEKGKGRIINTSSVSGIYGNVGQTNYAATKAGVVGMTKSWAKELGRKGINVNAVAPGFIETGMTAKVPEKVLNQMKQMVPLARLGKPEDIANAYLFLASDESNYVNGTVLHVDGGIMM; from the coding sequence ATGAGATTAAAAGATAAAGTAGCTATTATCACAGGGGCTGCTGCTGGTATTGGATTGACGGCAGCAGAATTTTTTGCACGAGAAGGTGCAAAAGTGGCTATGGCAGATTTTAATGTGGAACAAGGTGAAGAGCAGGCAAGGGTGTTACGAGAAAAGGGCTATGATGTGGCATTTTTTCAAGTTAATGTTGCGGACCGTGCCAGTGTAGATTCGATGGTTGAAAAAGTACGTGAGGTATATGGAAACATCGATATTCTGATTAACAATGCAGGAATCACAAGAGATGCTATGCTATCAAAGTTGACGGTAGAGGATTTTCAAAAGGTTATCGATGTCAACCTGACAGGTGTATTCCATTGTACACAAGCTGTGTTACCATCAATGATTGAGAAGGGGAAAGGGCGAATTATCAACACTTCTTCTGTTTCTGGTATTTACGGGAATGTTGGACAGACCAATTATGCGGCGACGAAGGCAGGCGTGGTCGGCATGACGAAATCGTGGGCAAAGGAGTTAGGGCGAAAAGGTATTAATGTGAATGCTGTTGCTCCGGGCTTCATCGAGACTGGAATGACGGCAAAGGTTCCAGAAAAAGTATTAAATCAAATGAAGCAAATGGTACCATTGGCTAGACTCGGAAAGCCCGAGGATATTGCCAATGCCTATCTTTTCCTAGCTTCAGATGAATCCAATTATGTAAATGGAACCGTGCTTCATGTAGATGGTGGAATCATGATGTGA